A DNA window from Anastrepha ludens isolate Willacy chromosome 6, idAnaLude1.1, whole genome shotgun sequence contains the following coding sequences:
- the LOC128868073 gene encoding uncharacterized protein LOC128868073 isoform X1, producing MDVSVKTQDENEARVAEEYLSSLSDLTCNSKPLINMLTMLAEENIACAPVIVKVVEQHIAKVPPDIKLPLLYLIDSIVKNVKSTYIHLFSQCIVNIFCDVFEKVNEKIRERMYALRLTWNEVFPSQKLYALDVKVKRIDNNWPITAKQAQPSIHVNPNFLKSVGNVQAGDVEEILQAKTRELLELKKRKLELELEATKKSLEEQDKQLSKVANGILPPEANTMSNMRVPVVPTQIMPPGIMAPNMMPQHHMHPRAQHPVIVGGGGVPPASMFHPSFHHPRPQQPQQHMPVGMISMPPQNFPPANSGNKPKVHPVNPALLNTIRHRDPRLARQQQIQEITPSMRGTSKSSSRDGDDSHKSDSKSSLSTAYRNGSSSKSSRSDGSSNASGSVSSVGRHSSTSESQRKGSSSRDKEKDKDRKRSESKSSTSSGGSSSSERQKSSTSSSAAASSSSRSSKKSTTSKCDKDAFEIAPLSTTFKRKTSTTSLSGSESSFSRKKDMKRKTHTTHSSPTLKHRSRSRSPIESSVGKSATICTSGGSLSDRDDRRAMPTFSPKKQPKNHITDSEHEEDLCNNKNTALKVENKNKSTAQPPATTVALDNDDEMSTTISMASTSTAAKGRGVVGGISLMKTETAAEDEGGSGGSGGGVGGGGNVSVKRHSSIEAPEQQLTKPKIPPLSPSAFESMQVDEVSGDEMKRLSTSNLDPEEPLAKKSKSAKFDALFGDEDVDLRTGIPPQILVAQQHQQLQHKPQRSDSKSPTPPPPPFITDDQNAESWNNLKTAKTTKASSPSKKSSNLDDVRAKLAKATKYSKFNKTEKSSKDFAQRLKLSDAQLNDDSQDANDEKIRTIVAQAQELLETKSINQDQYKNLMQKVMSINETSKLKEAKKRESLSGSVPSVKQIDDDEETAEAQRAAAAREAVLKKRIPKLIRNSATPSESTTTSSAETANSNTSNRSPIYDERSNDNSDTSAPPRSKPQREKRVKHSKWGEKVDSAVGTGAPGNPNLPKPWTKGGMMRQHPVVGGFRGGPSPPNMPNIHPQMPWQMQMPPGIAPGPPFVNPGPMIRSSVPPPPQAPVLPNIPLPPNIPKPCNSIDNPQADLVRTITIDGLSKEIRIYDQVAIVFMELDQPREIGFQAGQRSIIIDDEPPIALQFNDDYKTFNINGQPHRLRFGFPSRELYIDEHWYEIYFGGPPVSIPIQNRIHILKAEGPPPQVNIGGLRRDLVVGKINMIVDAHIVIPLFLDAKPQSFKLGEMDHTVQFADNLLTVLLDGEPAKVEYGGLPKSYVLGGVSYFIRFGALPQGLKAGQIEIKDMIYVKTEKPAPVPIAPIASPKKEVVEPTSEGVKPDVDNKTEPVKVEKIDMDATEPKLEAAVKAPEADQPTIEKSEPQVVGTAGTGNTAIPIFSATALNKINIDELFQKLVSSGILGGAGSVVASSNKDAGVLPSPATLEEEPPQPIAIRPIDLSKSETIKTRQAAIVDTLFSGMQCSSCGVRFPPEQTIKYSQHLDWHFRQNRRERDLSRKAHSRKWFYDLADWVQYEEIEDLDEREKNFFEAQQNDIETCDETSNQKWLNSPAPLSCPALTEDVDRACDMCQEKFEQFYNEETEEWHLRNAIRVEDKIYHPLCHEDYKAALNAKNEETDDKAEAKAAEDTNADEDVIIKIEGDDHSDVEDKTVDATDITMDDDDDDVIVLPNEEPSVTEIDDDDEYVPESVPPVADKDAIDIDVEDNEDATNADADAAGSDVEIQEPHIPFTDLDTYVEKEQPDADDTTQMSFMNVKIKEEPKDDDEDEDDGFEDVGTVLMVPDEEISIQSSEETQTQTIASSTSGMSPTTDRPPSSQSLMQIDAAEFAEGSAVAPIDLNTSIDGNTGTEDEHNLSTVGPSPAIPLASLVNKIKINIAKNSISANSSSTSNNNSNSNSVNNSVIGTTAATTSHSMGSPTKQSTTSDTHTGENTDGIVRGENTAQYSNVSAIGVVSTIPVLCGGGTTSARTTTVTPVSTSSNAKNIAANEESNVSTISVIGSYGSTSSAPRYFPPSTSSTVVPAVAKRQQTTTASPPPPQEEPLPHELKEALKNVKLTKTKKVQCGVETSGLCSIM from the exons GTACCGCCAGATATAAAGTTGCCTTTGCTATATTTAATAGATTCTAtcgtgaaaaatgtaaaaagcacATATATTCATCTCTTCAGTCAATGTATTGTGAACATATTTTGCGATGTCTTCGAAAAG GTAAACGAAAAAATTCGTGAACGAATGTATGCATTAAGGCTCACTTGGAATGAAGTATTTCCGTCTCAAAAACTCTACGCATTGGACGTTAAGGTGAAGCGCATAGACAATAATTGGCCAATTACAGCAAAGCAAGCGCAACCGTCTATCCACGTGAATCCGAATTTCTTGAAATCT gTGGGTAATGTACAAGCCGGCGATGTTGAGGAAATCTTGCAAGCTAAAACTCGTGAATTGTTGGAATTGAAAAAACGTAAACTCGAGCTGGAATTAGAGGCGACAAAAAAGAGTTTAGAAGAACAAGACAAACAGTTGTCAAAGGTGGCAAATGGTATCTTGCCACCAGAAGCAAACACAATGTCTAACATGCGTGTGCCTGTAGTACCCACGCAAATAATGCCACCTGGCATAATGGCGCCCAATATGATGCCACAACACCACATGCATCCCCGTGCACAGCATCCGGTGATTGTAGGTGGCGGCGGAGTGCCGCCAGCATCAATGTTTCATCCAAGCTTTCATCACCCTAGaccgcaacaaccacaacaacacatGCCAGTCGGTATGATATCTATGCCGCCACAG AATTTTCCACCTGCCAACAGTGGCAACAAACCGAAAGTACATCCTGTTAATCCCGCATTGTTAAACACCATAAGACATCGAGATCCGCGTTTGGCGCGCCAACAGCAAATACAGGAAATCACGCCGTCAATGCGTGGAACATCAAAATCTTCTTCGCGCGATGGCGATGATTCGCATAAGTCGGATAGTAAGTCGTCTTTATCGACGGCATACCGCAATGGTAGCAGCAGCAAAAGTAGCCGTAGTGATGGTTCCAGTAATGCCAGTGGCAGTGTGAGCTCGGTGGGCAGACATTCTTCAACGAGTGAGAGTCAGCGGAAAGGCAGCTCGTCACGCGACAAGGAGAAGGATAAAGATCGTAAACGTAGTGAATCGAAAAGTTCAACTTCATCCGGCGGTTCGAGTTCCTCGGAGCGACAGAAAAGCTCTACATCTAGTTCTGCAGCTGCATCTTCCAGCAGCAGGAGCAGTAAAAAGTCGACAACTAGCAAATGTGATAAAGACGCCTTTGAGATCGCACCACTTTCAACTACTTTCAAGCGTAAGACCTCGACTACATCGCTGTCCGGCAGTGAATCATCGTTTTCACGTAAAAAAGATATGAAACGCAAAACACACACTACCCATTCATCACCGACACTAAAGCATCGTTCCCGTAGTCGCTCGCCAATTGAGTCAAGTGTTGGCAAGAGTGCAACTATCTGCACTAGCGGAGGCAGTTTGTCGGATCGCGATGATAGGCGTGCAATGCCAACATTTTCGCCTAAGAAGCAGCCCAAAAATCACATAACCGATTCGGAACACGAGGAGGACCTgtgtaacaacaaaaacaccgctctgaaagtagaaaacaaaa ACAAATCTACAGCGCAACCACCAGCAACGACTGTTGCTCTTGATAATGATGACGAAATGTCAACAACAATTTCAATGGCGTCAACATCAACAGCAGCGAAAGGAAGAGGAGTTGTCGGTGGAATATCGCTGATGAAAACTGAAACTGCAGCTGAAGATGAGGGTGGCAGTGGCGGTAGCGGTGGCGGTGTAGGTGGTGGTGGTAATGTTAGTGTTAAGCGTCACAGCAGCATAGAGGCGCCAGAACAGCAGCTGACTAAGCCAAAAATACCGCCACTGTCACCAAGCGCGTTTGAATCAATGCAGGTCGACGAGGTCAGTGGCGATGAAATGAAACGTCTCTCCACGTCTAATTTAGATCCGGAAGAACCATTGGCCAAGAAGAGTAAATCAGCGAAATTTGATGC ATTATTCGGTGACGAAGATGTGGATCTACGTACTGGTATACCGCCACAGATATTGGTCGCTCAACAACATCAACAGCTTCAACATAAGCCGCAGCGAAGTGATAGTAAATCACCGACACCACCGCCGCCACCATTTATAACAGATGACCAGAACGCGGAGAGTTGGAATAATTTGAAG actgcaaaaacaacaaaagcatcATCACCTTCGAAAAAATCTTCGAACCTAGATGACGTGCGTGCCAAACTGGCGAAGGCAACAAAATAcagcaaatttaataaaaccg AGAAATCCAGCAAAGATTTTGCTCAACGTCTCAAACTTTCCGATGCGCAATTAAATGATGATTCCCAAGACGCGAATGATGAAAAAATTCGCACGATAGTTGCACAAGCACAAGAGCTGCTCGAAACCAAATCCATTAATCAGGATCAATACAAAAATCTTATGCAGAAAGTAATGTCCATAAATGAGACGAGCAAATTGAAGGAGGCAAAGAAACGGGAATCTCTTAGTGGCAGTGTACCGAGTGTAAAGCAAATTGACGATGATGAAGAAACCGCCGAAGCGCAACGCGCCGCAGCGGCACGTGAAGCTGTGCTAAAAAAACGTATTCCAAAGTTGATTAGAAATTCCGCTACCCCAAGTGAAAGTACCACCACTTCTTCTGCGGAGACAGCCAATAGCAACACCTCTAATAGATCGCCTATTTATGATGAACGCAGCAATGACAACAGCGACACTAGTGCACCACCGCGTTCAAAGCCGCAAAGGGAAAAGCGTGTAAAGCATTCGAAATGGGGCGAAAAAGTAGACAGCGCTGTTGGTACCGGTGCACCTGGTAACCCAAATTTGCCCAAGCCTTGGACAAAAGGTGGCATGATGAGGCAACATCCTGTTGTTGGCGGTTTCCGTGGTGGCCCATCACCTCCGAATATGCCCAATATACATCCACAAATGCCTTGGCAAATGCAAATGCCGCCCGGTATTGCACCAGGTCCGCCATTTGTAAATCCAGGGCCAATGATACGTAGCAGTGTGCCGCCGCCGCCGCAGGCACCAGTGCTGCCTAATATACCACTGCCACCCAATATACCGAAGCCCTGCAATTCCATCGACAATCCACAAGCCGATTTAGTGCGTACCATCACCATTGATGGCCTGTCAAAGGAAATACGCATCTATGATCAGGTGGCGATCGTTTTCATGGAATTGGACCAGCCACGCGAAATTGGTTTCCAGGCCGGTCAGCGTTCAATCATCATTGATGATGAGCCGCCAATAGCACTGCAATTCAATGACGATTACAAAACTTTCAATATTAACGGTCAACCGCATCGTTTACGTTTTGGATTTCCATCGCGTGAGCTGTACATTGACGAGCACTGGTATGAGATATACTTTGGCGGGCCACCCGTGTCGATTCCCATACAAAATCGAATACATATTCTTAAAGCGGAAGGGCCACCGCCACAAGTGAACATCGGTGGTTTGCGTCGCGATTTGGTTGTCGGAAAAATTAATATGATTGTGGATGCACACATTGTTATACCATTGTTCCTAGATGCCAAGCCGCAGAGCTTCAAACTTGGCGAAATGGATCATACTGTACAGTTTGCGGATAATTTGTTGACAGTCTTGCTGGATGGTGAGCCAGCTAAAGTGGAGTATGGAGGGTTGCCGAAAAGCTATGTGCTTGGCGGTGTAAGCTACTTCATACGATTCGGTGCTTTGCCGCAAGGTTTGAAAGCGGGCCAAATCGAAATCAAAGATATGATTTATGTGAAAACGGAAAAGCCTGCTCCAGTGCCTATAGCACCCATTGCATCGCCGAAGAAAGAAGTAGTCGAACCTACTTCTGAAGGTGTAAAACCAGATGTAGATAATAAGACTGAACCAGTAAAGGTTGAAAAGATTGATATGGACGCAACTGAACCTAAATTGGAAGCCGCGGTTAAAGCACCCGAAGCCGATCAACCAACGATTGAAAAGAGTGAACCACAAGTGGTCGGCACAGCCGGCACCGGCAATACTGCTATACCAATATTCTCTGCTACGGCTTTAAATAAGATCAATATCGATGAGCTATTCCAGAAATTAGTCTCATCTGGTATATTGGGCGGTGCTGGTAGTGTTGTAGCGTCAAGCAATAAGGATGCAGGTGTTCTACCATCACCTGCCACACTTGAAGAGGAGCCACCACAACCAATTGCTATACGGCCAATTGACTTATCCAAATCAGAGACCATCAAAACGCGGCAGGCAGCGATTGTGGACACTCTCTTTTCGGGCATGCAGTGTAGTAGTTGTGGTGTGCGCTTTCCACCAGAGCAGACCATCAAGTATAGTCAGCATTTAGACTGGCATTTTCGCCAGAATCGGCGTGAAAGAGATCTATCGCGAAAGGCACATTCACGTAAATGGTTTTATGATCTTGCCGATTGGGTACAATATGAGGAAATTGAGGATTTAGACGAGCGAGAGAAGAACTTCTTCGAAGCGCAGCAAAATGATATTGAAACTTGTGACGAGACGTCAAATCAAAAGTGGCTCAATTCACCAGCGCCACTTAGTTGTCCGGCTTTAACGGAAGATGTCGATCGTGCTTGCGATATGTGTCAAGAGAAGTTTGAACAGTTCTATAATGAGGAAACTGAGGAGTGGCACTTGCGGAACGCCATACGGGTTGAGGACAAGATATATCATCCGTTATGCCACGAAGATTACAAG GCTGCGCTAAATgcgaaaaatgaagaaacagaCGATAAGGCGGAAGCCAAGGCTGCAGAAGATACAAATGCGGATGAGGATGtgataattaaaattgaagGCGATGATCACAGCGATG TTGAAGATAAAACTGTGGATGCCACAGATATTACAatggatgatgatgacgatgatgttATCGTGTTGCCCAATGAAGAACCCTCAGTGACCGAAATTGACGACGATGATGAATATGTGCCCGAAAGTGTACCACCAGTCGCAGATAAAGATGCCATTGATATTGACGTTGAGGACAATGAGGATGCAACTAATGCTGACGCGGATGCCGCAGGATCAGATGTGGAAATACAAGAACCGCACATTCCATTCACAGACTTGGATACGTACGTGGAAAAGGAGCAACCAGATGCCGATGATACAACACAAATGTCTTTTATGAACGTTAAAATCAAGGAAGAACCAAAGGACGACGATGAGGATGAAGACGACGGTTTTGAGGATGTAGGCACCGTGCTAATGGTACCCGACGAGGAGATATCAATACAGAGTAGTG AAGAGACACAAACTCAAACGATTGCCTCATCGACGTCGGGCATGTCGCCTACTACCGATCGGCCACCTTCCTCGCAATCTCTTATGCAAATTGATGCCGCGGAGTTCGCAGAAGGTTCAGCTGTAGCGCCGATTGATTTAAATACCTCCATTGACGGCAATACCGGCACCGAAGACGAGCACAATTTGTCCACTGTTGGTCCATCACCTGCGATACCATTGGCTAGCttagttaataaaattaaaataaatattgctaAGAATAGTATATCAGCAAATAGTAGTAGTActagtaataataatagtaatagtaatagCGTTAATAACTCAGTGATAGGCACAACTGCAGCAACCACCAGCCATTCAATGGGTAGTCCAACCAAACAATCAACGACATCTGACACGCATACAGGCGAAAATACTGACGGTATTGTTAGGGGTGAAAACACAGCGCAATATAGCAATGTATCAGCTATAGGTGTTGTGTCCACCATACCAGTCTTGTGCGGCGGCGGCACTACGAGTGCACGGACCACTACCGTAACTCCGGTGTCGACCAGTagcaatgcaaaaaatataGCTGCCAATGAAGAGTCCAATGTAAGTACGATATCTGTCATTGGCAGCTATGGCAGTACATCGTCAGCGCCGCGTTATTTCCCGCCATCTACGTCAAGCACAGTCGTGCCGGCTGTCGCAAAGCGACAACAAACTACAACGGCATCGCCGCCGCCACCACAAGAGGAACCTTTGCCACACGAATTGAAAGAGGCATTGAAGAATGTCAagctgacaaaaacaaaaaaggtgcAATGTGGCGTCGAAACATCTGGGCTATGCTCTATCATGTAA